A part of Aegilops tauschii subsp. strangulata cultivar AL8/78 chromosome 2, Aet v6.0, whole genome shotgun sequence genomic DNA contains:
- the LOC109757281 gene encoding uncharacterized protein, whose product MPRSNSDRDDIFFDAFDDISSAREPSSSDDCSTSGEGLAPREFEYDIWANEPMSVKERRQRFLEGMGLDDLGSTKVDLPQCQAEITSADTCADLQERTVMSDVSSLGSSIPENESAFDAACCIRDLDSGKRYVVHNGGHDGLTSFLKDVATDKVLSLLEFESLVGVSRSVQKLLRRAYCQSPALATEAKEAIGGKKKDIKSLCKNLMKKRSFGGMCKTDVHVKSCTTSIPSRTKVQHRKKKNAEFSAVYMGQEIRAHNGLIRVMKFSPSGWYLASGGEDCVVRIWQITEVDAHSKMYGGENYPHEHVEKIKILKPKLAEGQGRALAVMPSKGFHITESPLHELHGHTGDVLDMTWSNSDCLLTSSKDKTVRLWKVGSDVCLGVFRHKDYVTCVQFNPTDERYFISGSIDGKVRIWDVLDKRVVNWADTRNVISAVSYQPDGKNFVVGTTGGVCRFYDQSGEDIQLDKELFMQGKKKSAANRIKSLQLCTSDSPRFLVTSTDSKIRVADGADIVQKFKGPWKSKALSSPSLTSDGRYLISTGMDSNVYIWNFDNSSGASQKGEAKSVQSCEMFFSKDVTTAVPWPGVHRDRHVKPSRLPEKSVSASALRRHGGESRSPGTWFFADGMRGSVTWPEEKLTSAKPVNGPRLADCLSAISAAWNMVIVTASHGGVIRSFHNYGLPVTL is encoded by the exons ATGCCAAGATCCAACTCAGACAGGGATGATATCTTCTTCGATGCATTTGATGATATTAGTTCAGCAAGGGAGCCTTCATCATCAGATGATTGTAGTACGAGTGGCGAAGGATTGGCACCAAGGGAATTCGAGTACGACATTTGGGCAAACGAGCCAATGAGTGTTAAAGAAAGGCGGCAAAGATTTCTGGAGGGAATGGGATTGGATGACTTAGGTTCCACTAAAGTTGATCTTCCTCAATGCCAGGCAGAGATAACAAGTGCTGACACTTGTGCTGACTTGCAGGAAAGGACTGTTATGAGCGACGTCTCTTCTTTGGGTTCATCTATACCTGAGAATGAATCAGCATTTGATGCCGCCTGCTGCATAAGGGATCTGGATAGTGGAAAGAGATATGTGGTTCATAATGGCGGGCATGACGGACTAACTAGCTTTCTCAAGGATGTTGCAACAGATAAGGTGTTGTCTCTTCTGGAGTTTGAAAGCTTAGTTGGCGTTTCTCGATCTGTTCAAAAGTTATTACGAAGAGCATATTGTCAGAGTCCTGCCCTGGCAACAGAGGCAAAAGAGGCTATTGGTGGAAAGAAAAAGGATATCAAAAGCTTGTGCAAAAACTTGATGAAGAAGAGGAGTTTCGGTGGAATGTGCAAGACTGATGTCCATGTAAAAAGCTGCACGACAAGTATACCATCTAGAACAAAAGTTCAGCACCGAAAGAAGAAGAATGCGGAATTCTCTGCCGTCTATATGGGTCAAGAAATCCGGGCTCACAACGGTTTAATTAGAGTGATGAAGTTTAGTCCGTCTGGCTGGTATTTAGCAAGTGGTGGTGAGGACTGTGTTGTGAGAATATGGCAGATTACAGAAGTGGATGCACATTCTAAAATGTATGGGGGAGAAAACTACCCTCATGAGCATGTAGAGAAAATTAAAATCCTTAAGCCGAAGCTAGCAGAGGGGCAGGGCCGTGCACTTGCAGTTATGCCAAGCAAGGGTTTTCACATTACAGAGAGCCCACTACATGAATTACATGGCCATACAGGTGATGTCCTGGATATGACATGGTCGAATTCAGAT TGTCTGTTGACCTCATCAAAAGATAAGACAGTCAGGTTGTGGAAAGTTGGCTCAGATGTTTGTCTTGGAGTATTCAGACACAAAGACTACG TGACGTGCGTTCAGTTCAATCCTACTGACGAAAGATACTTCATCAGTGGTTCAATAGATGGTAAAGTTCGCATTTGGGATGTTCTAGACAAGCGGGTCGTCAACTGGGCTGATACCAGGAATGTCATATCTGCTGTCAGTTACCAACCAGATGGAAAG AATTTTGTTGTTGGCACGACTGGAGGAGTTTGTCGCTTCTACGATCAATCAG GTGAAGACATCCAACTAGACAAAGAATTGTTTATGCAAGGGAAAAAGAAATCTGCTGCCAATCGGATCAAGAGTCTGCAG TTATGTACAAGTGATTCCCCTAGATTCCTAGTTACCTCAACAGATTCCAAGATTCGAGTTGCTGATGGTGCTGATATAGTCCAAAAGTTTAAAG GGCCTTGGAAGTCGAAGGCTCTTTCATCACCATCGCTAACATCAGATGGCAGATATCTTATATCCACCGGCATGGACTCCAATGTCTACATATGGAATTTTGACAACTCAAGCGGCGCCTCACAGAAAGGCGAAGCCAAATCGGTTCAATCATGCGAAATGTTCTTCTCCAAGGACGTGACAACCGCGGTACCATGGCCGGGGGTGCATCGAGACAGGCATGTCAAGCCGTCCCGCTTGCCCGAGAAATCTGTCAGCGCGTCGGCTTTACGCCGTCATGGAGGAGAGAGCCGTTCCCCTGGGACATGGTTCTTCGCAGATGGTATGAGGGGGTCTGTGACGTGGCCAGAGGAGAAGCTCACTTCGGCGAAACCTGTGAATGGCCCCCGGCTGGCTGACTGTCTCTCGGCGATATCGGCTGCCTGGAACATGGTGATAGTGACGGCAAGTCACGGCGGCGTGATACGGTCCTTCCACAACTACGGCTTGCCTGTGACATTGTGA